CTGCTAATACTGTTATTCAAACCGGAGCAAAACCGGTGCTGGTGGATGTGGACCCCAGAACCTGGTGCATTGACGCACAGCGTATTGAAGAGAGAATTACACCGCGGACCAAGGCTATTATGGTCGTGCACATGTACGGGCATCCCTGCGACATGGAAGCGATCGTGAAGATAGCGGCTAAACACAATTTGTATGTGATCGAAGACTGCGCCCAGGCCCACGGTGCTGAAGTGAACGGCAAGAAAGCCGGAAGTTTCGGAGACGCCTCGTGCTTCAGTTTTTACGGCAACAAGATACTCACAACCGGCGAAGGCGGTATGGTTCTCTGTCGCGACCGCGGACTTGCGGAAAAAATGCAGCTTTTGCGCAATCAGGGATTCACCGAGCCTCGCTTTGTCCATGATGTCGTTGCTTTCAACTATCGCATGACCAACGTACAGGCTGCTATCGGTGTAGCGCAGACGGAAATGGTGGAAGAGAAGATTGCAGCCAAGCGCCGGATTGGCGAGACGTATAACGAGTTGCTCGCGAATGCCAAGGATTTGACACTGCCGTATGAAGAGCCCTGGGCCAAGAACGTGTACTGGATGTATGGGATTCTCGTGGGCGATGGATTCGGGTTGAGCAAGGACGATCTCATGAAGAAGCTTCGGGAAAAGGGGGTGGATACCCGATCCTTTTTCTGTCCCATGAGCATACAGCCTGTATTCATGAACGGGAACAATCCGGCATACCCTGACGTTTCCGTCAATAATCCCGTATCGGTGGACTTGTGGAACCGAGGACTTTACCTGCCATCCGGCCTGGGATTAACCCGTGCTCAAATGGAAGAAGTCGCAACCAAGCTCATGGAATGTCACACCTCTTAGCCAGGGTGGATATCAACGCGATTTCGCAGCCGTAAAACTGGGGAGACCCTTCTTTTAAGAAGCGTTTCCCTGACCTTCCAAGAGGCTCGATGCTTGATCGAATTCTGCTTTTTTCGTGAGAAAGATTCAGAATTCGATCAAATATCAAAAGTTTCTTGGGAGGGCTTGGGGACCTTTTGACAAATGGATTGTTGACTTAGCTCAGATCTCAATCGAAGCAATAGCTGCATGTGTCCTCGGTATTGCGAGCGCAGCCACGGTAGGGGCAGGCACGAGACCTGCTCTTTCTGGACGGCCGGCTGGAAGCCGGTCGCTAATGGGCACCCACAAGGGATGCCCCTACGATCGCATAGGCCATGATCCACCGGACCAGAACAGCCATTATCAGCTCACGTAGGATGTGATGAGCGCAGCGAATCCTACGCTGGCTGAGCTAGCGACGTAATCCATTATAAAAAAGGATCCCCTAAATCTTGCTTTTTTGGTTCCGATTATGCGGATAAGAACTGTTTTTGGGAGGTATTTCCTTGAACCAAGATGCGCAGGTTTCCATTGTTCTGGCCACATATAACGAGCGTGAAAACATTCTCGACACCATCAACAGCATTTTTGAACATGTCAAAGATCCGGTGGAAATTATCGTTGTAGACGATAATTCTGCGGATGAGACCTGGAAGTTGGTGGAAGACCTGAACGACCCGCGGGTCGTGCTCATTCGGCGGGTGGATACTCGTGGACTCGCGTCTGCATTCAACAGAGGCATTATTGAATCCAGAGGCCGGATTGTGGGATGGATGGATGCGGATATGTGTATGCCGCCTTCCATGTTGCCCGCGATGATCAAAGAGCTTGATGAATACGATATTGTTGTCGGTTCTCGCTATGCTCCGGGAGGTCTTGACGACCGGACTCCATTGCGAGTGATCTCGAGCCGTCTCATCAACGGTCTGGCAACCCTGGTCCTCGGATATGGGATTAAGGATTATGACAGCGGGTTCGTGGTTCTCCGGAGACGGGTATTCGATAAGGTATCCATTATTCCCACCGGGTACGGCGCATATTTTATGGAATTCCTGTATACTTGCCGCAAAAAGGGTCTGACAGTGCTCGAAATGCCTTACGTGTTCAGGGATCGAGCCAAAGGGATATCCAAATCAGCGCCGAGCATCCTAAAGTTCTTTAAAACGGGAATGCAGTACGTACTCCGAATCTTTACGGCCAGATTACGCAGGATTGACTGATGTCTCACGAAATACTGAAACCGTCGTTCGAGAGAAACGACGAGCGCGGGCACTTCCAGGAAGTACTCAATGACGGACACTGGGAAAACCTGATCCGGGGCAGCATGAAAGCCGACGCGGTAATGGGGAATCATTACCACAAAAAGACGGTGATTTTCTTTTATATCAGCCGCGGGTCAGCAACGATCAAAACAGTGAACGTGGAAAACGGAGAGCGCGACGAATTCCGCGTGGGAACCAGCCAGGGTGTAATTCTCAAAACGAATGAATCCCACGCCATAAAATTCCTGGAAGAATCCGACTTCATCATGCTCA
The sequence above is a segment of the Desulfomonile tiedjei DSM 6799 genome. Coding sequences within it:
- a CDS encoding DegT/DnrJ/EryC1/StrS family aminotransferase, which translates into the protein MIPVCEPVLDGRELKYVTECLETNWISSAGKYISLFEEKFSAYVGMPYGIACTNCTTALHMAMVAMNIGSGDEVIIPDFTLIVSANTVIQTGAKPVLVDVDPRTWCIDAQRIEERITPRTKAIMVVHMYGHPCDMEAIVKIAAKHNLYVIEDCAQAHGAEVNGKKAGSFGDASCFSFYGNKILTTGEGGMVLCRDRGLAEKMQLLRNQGFTEPRFVHDVVAFNYRMTNVQAAIGVAQTEMVEEKIAAKRRIGETYNELLANAKDLTLPYEEPWAKNVYWMYGILVGDGFGLSKDDLMKKLREKGVDTRSFFCPMSIQPVFMNGNNPAYPDVSVNNPVSVDLWNRGLYLPSGLGLTRAQMEEVATKLMECHTS
- a CDS encoding glycosyltransferase, with translation MNQDAQVSIVLATYNERENILDTINSIFEHVKDPVEIIVVDDNSADETWKLVEDLNDPRVVLIRRVDTRGLASAFNRGIIESRGRIVGWMDADMCMPPSMLPAMIKELDEYDIVVGSRYAPGGLDDRTPLRVISSRLINGLATLVLGYGIKDYDSGFVVLRRRVFDKVSIIPTGYGAYFMEFLYTCRKKGLTVLEMPYVFRDRAKGISKSAPSILKFFKTGMQYVLRIFTARLRRID
- a CDS encoding polysaccharide biosynthesis C-terminal domain-containing protein encodes the protein MSHEILKPSFERNDERGHFQEVLNDGHWENLIRGSMKADAVMGNHYHKKTVIFFYISRGSATIKTVNVENGERDEFRVGTSQGVILKTNESHAIKFLEESDFIMLKSLRYDAADSDTFSFPVED